From Chryseobacterium sp. IHB B 17019, one genomic window encodes:
- a CDS encoding 30S ribosomal protein S16, which produces MSVKIRLQRHGKKGKPFFHIVVADSRARRDGRFIEKLGTYNPITNPATIDLNVDSAVKWLNNGAQPTDTARAILSYKGALYKKHLQGGVAKGAFDEAEAEKRFNAWLEAKEQKVQGKVEGLTKAQADAKKAALDAEAKVNEARIAAATQAEADAKAAEEAANAPAEEVAEATEEAPAAEESTEENTEA; this is translated from the coding sequence ATGTCAGTAAAAATCAGATTACAAAGACACGGTAAAAAAGGTAAGCCTTTCTTCCACATCGTGGTTGCAGATTCTAGAGCTAGAAGAGATGGTAGATTCATCGAGAAACTAGGAACTTACAACCCAATTACTAACCCTGCTACTATCGATTTGAACGTTGATTCTGCTGTAAAGTGGTTAAACAACGGTGCTCAACCGACTGATACTGCAAGAGCTATCCTTTCTTACAAAGGTGCACTTTACAAAAAACACTTACAAGGTGGTGTTGCTAAAGGTGCTTTTGATGAGGCTGAGGCTGAAAAAAGATTCAATGCTTGGTTAGAAGCTAAAGAACAAAAAGTACAAGGTAAAGTTGAAGGTTTAACTAAAGCTCAAGCTGACGCTAAGAAAGCTGCTTTAGATGCTGAGGCTAAAGTAAACGAAGCTAGAATCGCTGCTGCTACACAGGCTGAAGCTGATGCTAAGGCTGCTGAAGAAGCTGCCAATGCACCTGCTGAAGAAGTTGCTGAAGCTACAGAAGAAGCTCCTGCTGCTGAAGAGTCAACAGAAGAAAACACTGAAGCTTAA
- a CDS encoding M3 family metallopeptidase codes for MNILTEKFNTPYHSAPFNTIKNEDYLPAFKELIQKSEEEINTIVNNPKEPTFENVIEALAYSGEQLDVASNIFFNLNSAETSDELQQIAQEVSPILTEYSSKISQNEALFNKIKKVYDEKEKYNLNEEQQMLLNETYKGFVRSGALLNEEDKEKLKKINMDLSLKSLQFGQNVLASTNNYFKHITNKEDLAGIPEAIINQYAEEAKERNLEGWVVTLQYPSYIPFMTYAENRELRKELALANGKKSFDGGEFDNQNLIKELLNLKQQKSELLGYKNYADYVLEERMAKSPVKVLDFLNELLTKAKPYADKEIEELKTLAKADGIEEMQSYDHAFYAEKLRKAKYDLNDEELKPYFPLNQVQEAVFGLANQLFGLTFKERNDIPKYHEDVKVYEVFEAGSGKMEDGSDNPEKTFKSLLYVDYFPRKGKRAGAWMTSYKNQYIKDGENSRPHISIVCNFSKPTKDTPSLLTFQEVTTLFHEFGHALHGMLANTQYPTLSGTSVKWDFVELPSQFLENFCYEPEFLKTFAKHYKTGEILPDEKIEKIEQSKNFMEGYQTLRQIGFGLLDMNYHTKVAELESKSVKEFEDGYTKATQLYPVNPETAMSPSFSHIFQGGYSAGYYSYKWAEVLDADAFQYFKENGIFNPEIAAKYKVLLSSGGTKDPMELYKSFRGSEPKVESLLKRAFG; via the coding sequence ATGAATATTTTAACTGAAAAATTCAACACACCATATCATTCCGCGCCTTTCAATACCATCAAAAATGAAGATTATCTTCCCGCTTTCAAGGAATTAATTCAAAAATCAGAAGAAGAAATCAATACCATTGTCAACAATCCCAAAGAACCGACTTTCGAGAACGTTATTGAAGCTCTGGCTTATTCCGGTGAGCAGCTTGATGTGGCTTCCAATATATTTTTCAACTTAAATTCAGCAGAAACAAGTGACGAATTACAACAAATAGCTCAGGAAGTTTCTCCGATTTTAACGGAATATTCTTCAAAAATTTCTCAAAATGAAGCTCTTTTCAATAAAATTAAAAAAGTTTACGATGAAAAAGAGAAATACAATCTGAACGAAGAACAACAAATGCTTTTAAATGAAACCTACAAAGGTTTTGTAAGAAGCGGTGCTTTATTAAATGAAGAAGACAAGGAAAAATTAAAGAAAATCAATATGGATTTATCTTTAAAATCGCTACAATTCGGGCAAAATGTATTGGCTTCAACAAATAATTATTTTAAACATATCACCAATAAAGAAGATTTGGCAGGAATTCCGGAAGCCATCATCAATCAATACGCAGAAGAAGCGAAAGAAAGGAATCTGGAAGGCTGGGTTGTTACGTTGCAGTATCCAAGCTATATTCCGTTCATGACCTATGCTGAAAACCGCGAACTGAGAAAAGAACTGGCGCTGGCAAACGGTAAAAAGTCTTTCGATGGCGGTGAGTTTGACAATCAGAATTTAATAAAGGAACTTTTAAATTTAAAACAACAGAAATCCGAATTATTAGGTTATAAAAACTACGCAGATTACGTTCTGGAAGAAAGAATGGCAAAATCTCCGGTAAAAGTTCTGGACTTTCTGAATGAGCTTTTAACAAAGGCAAAACCTTACGCAGACAAAGAAATCGAAGAATTAAAAACTCTGGCAAAAGCTGATGGAATCGAGGAAATGCAATCTTACGACCATGCTTTTTATGCCGAAAAACTTCGTAAAGCAAAATATGATCTGAATGATGAGGAATTAAAACCCTACTTTCCTTTGAATCAGGTTCAGGAAGCTGTTTTTGGATTGGCTAATCAACTTTTCGGATTGACTTTTAAAGAAAGAAACGACATCCCGAAATACCATGAAGATGTGAAGGTGTATGAGGTTTTTGAGGCGGGAAGCGGGAAGATGGAGGATGGAAGTGACAATCCTGAAAAGACATTCAAATCCTTACTTTATGTAGATTATTTTCCGAGAAAAGGCAAGAGAGCCGGGGCTTGGATGACGAGCTACAAAAATCAATATATAAAAGACGGTGAAAATTCCCGTCCGCATATTTCTATCGTTTGTAATTTCAGCAAACCAACAAAAGACACACCGAGTTTACTGACTTTCCAGGAAGTGACAACTTTGTTCCATGAATTTGGGCATGCGCTTCACGGAATGTTGGCCAATACTCAATATCCTACTCTTTCGGGAACGTCCGTGAAATGGGATTTTGTGGAATTGCCTTCTCAGTTTTTAGAAAATTTCTGCTACGAACCGGAATTCTTAAAAACTTTCGCCAAACATTATAAAACAGGTGAAATTCTTCCCGATGAAAAAATCGAGAAAATCGAACAGTCGAAAAACTTCATGGAAGGCTATCAGACGTTGCGACAGATTGGTTTTGGATTATTGGATATGAATTACCATACTAAGGTTGCAGAATTGGAGAGTAAGAGTGTGAAAGAGTTTGAGGATGGCTATACTAAGGCGACCCAACTCTATCCTGTAAATCCGGAAACCGCGATGAGCCCGAGCTTTTCACATATTTTCCAAGGCGGATATTCTGCGGGATATTATTCTTACAAATGGGCGGAAGTTCTGGATGCCGACGCCTTCCAATATTTTAAGGAAAACGGAATTTTTAATCCTGAAATTGCTGCAAAATATAAAGTTCTCCTTTCTTCCGGCGGCACGAAAGATCCGATGGAATTGTATAAAAGTTTTAGAGGAAGTGAGCCTAAAGTGGAGAGTTTGTTGAAGAGAGCTTTTGGGTAA
- a CDS encoding nitroreductase family protein, with protein MNKAEVLKEIIEQRRSIFPKDYTDAEISQEILDEILNSATFAPNHKRTKPWRFKIFKGEEKAKLAFEMQAIYKASQPEQLFLEKKYNDIGFKINKADAVVSIVVSFSGMVPEWEEIAAVSMAVQNMYLTCSANGIGCYWSSPKIVDHLKESLTIEENQKCLGLFYLGTLG; from the coding sequence ATGAACAAAGCAGAAGTTTTAAAAGAAATCATTGAGCAAAGAAGAAGTATCTTTCCAAAAGATTATACGGACGCAGAAATTTCTCAGGAAATTTTAGATGAAATTCTAAATTCGGCGACATTTGCTCCTAATCACAAACGTACAAAACCCTGGCGTTTTAAAATATTCAAAGGAGAAGAAAAAGCAAAACTAGCCTTCGAAATGCAGGCTATCTACAAAGCTTCTCAACCCGAACAGCTTTTTTTGGAGAAAAAATACAATGACATCGGTTTTAAAATCAATAAAGCGGATGCCGTAGTTTCTATTGTAGTCAGTTTCAGTGGAATGGTTCCGGAATGGGAAGAAATTGCTGCCGTTTCCATGGCAGTTCAAAATATGTATCTAACCTGCTCAGCAAACGGAATCGGCTGCTATTGGAGCTCCCCGAAAATTGTAGATCATTTGAAAGAATCTTTGACTATTGAGGAAAACCAGAAGTGTCTGGGATTATTTTACCTGGGAACACTGGGGTAA
- a CDS encoding serine hydrolase domain-containing protein encodes MKSILLFLLILISGLSFGQNITEPEKIENQIQKEHLNKIVFLGNVIPLENIKETDLLKAMTFQEDRDFDIRVFMDNSLVNYLHQLDSSLTADELLKKGNYQFNFFVDGKLIYTENLHPGAGTSDSKKVKTNFRIPFLSTTNEDSWGRYLWMRFYLANSGIDALETGNHTLKIEIKPYLKNPAVKVGNVIAEGEIQLIIPKKNISEQQIAIQKIKPNSGWEISEDKLNQEKIRFLNKKIAEKRFRDITGIVVIKNGKLLLEEYFNGYERDSLHDTRSVGKSFSSALMGIAIQDGYIKNENQTLKEFYKVKEFKNYSSKKDSVTIKSLLTMSSGFNGNDDDYESPGNEENMYPTDNWIKFVLDLPMTENKIGKTWNYFTAGVVLTGDILDKSVPKGLENYADKKLFQPLGITHYKWQFTPQKKPSLAGGLKMRALDFAKFGQLYKNNGTWNGKSVLNKNWIRKSFTNYFTDTKDFEGYGYLFWRKIYKVGNKNFEAYQSSGNGGNKIIIFTEIPVVMVITAKAYNKPYAHSQVEKMVQEYLLPSIHEYLVMSNKIL; translated from the coding sequence ATGAAATCAATTCTTTTATTCTTACTGATTCTTATTTCCGGACTTTCTTTTGGCCAAAATATCACAGAGCCGGAAAAAATTGAGAATCAAATTCAGAAAGAGCATTTAAACAAAATTGTTTTCTTAGGCAATGTTATTCCTCTGGAAAATATAAAGGAAACTGATCTTCTGAAAGCCATGACTTTTCAGGAAGACAGAGATTTTGACATCCGTGTTTTTATGGATAATTCATTGGTTAATTATTTACACCAGCTTGATTCTTCTTTAACGGCTGATGAATTGCTCAAAAAAGGAAATTATCAATTCAATTTCTTTGTTGACGGAAAATTAATTTATACTGAAAACTTACATCCCGGAGCCGGAACTTCAGACAGCAAAAAGGTTAAAACAAACTTTAGAATTCCTTTTCTCAGCACAACAAACGAAGATTCTTGGGGAAGATATTTGTGGATGCGTTTCTATCTTGCCAATAGCGGAATTGATGCATTGGAAACAGGAAATCATACATTAAAAATTGAAATTAAACCTTATTTGAAAAATCCGGCTGTGAAAGTAGGAAATGTCATTGCAGAAGGTGAAATTCAATTAATTATTCCTAAAAAGAATATTTCTGAACAACAAATTGCTATTCAAAAAATCAAACCTAACAGCGGCTGGGAAATCTCGGAGGATAAATTAAATCAAGAAAAAATAAGGTTTTTAAATAAAAAAATTGCAGAAAAAAGATTCAGAGATATTACGGGAATTGTTGTTATTAAAAATGGAAAACTGCTGTTGGAAGAATATTTTAACGGTTATGAAAGAGACAGTTTACATGACACCCGTTCGGTTGGAAAATCGTTTTCTTCAGCATTAATGGGAATTGCAATACAAGATGGCTACATTAAAAATGAAAATCAAACTCTGAAAGAATTTTATAAGGTAAAAGAATTCAAAAATTATTCATCTAAAAAAGACAGTGTTACAATTAAAAGCTTACTTACGATGAGTTCGGGTTTTAATGGCAACGATGATGATTATGAATCACCTGGAAATGAGGAAAATATGTATCCCACGGACAATTGGATAAAATTCGTTCTGGATCTACCAATGACAGAAAATAAAATTGGAAAAACCTGGAATTATTTCACTGCCGGGGTGGTTCTGACAGGAGATATTTTAGATAAATCAGTTCCGAAAGGTTTGGAAAATTATGCTGACAAAAAACTCTTTCAACCTCTTGGAATTACCCATTACAAATGGCAGTTTACTCCTCAGAAAAAGCCTTCTTTAGCGGGTGGACTGAAAATGAGAGCTTTGGATTTCGCAAAATTCGGACAGCTGTATAAAAATAACGGAACCTGGAACGGAAAATCTGTTTTAAATAAAAATTGGATAAGAAAATCCTTTACTAATTATTTCACTGACACGAAAGATTTTGAAGGCTACGGATATCTTTTCTGGCGAAAAATTTATAAGGTCGGAAACAAAAATTTTGAAGCCTATCAGTCGAGCGGAAACGGCGGAAATAAAATTATTATATTCACGGAAATCCCAGTTGTAATGGTGATTACAGCAAAAGCTTATAACAAGCCTTATGCTCATTCACAGGTTGAAAAAATGGTACAGGAATATCTGTTACCCTCGATTCATGAGTACTTGGTAATGAGTAATAAAATATTGTGA
- the rimM gene encoding ribosome maturation factor RimM (Essential for efficient processing of 16S rRNA), whose protein sequence is MRKEDCYLLGKITRRHGLAGNVILKLDTDQPELYNKLESIFVEINGLLVPFFIEKSSWSKSDALNIAFKNSTEALVDQSLGKDVYLPLSTLPKLSGKQFYYHEIIGYDILDENDKDCGVIRSVNDQTAQTYFITNLDGKEVVIPMIKDWIIEVNREDRFIKMQLPEGLIDVFLVPSKKDE, encoded by the coding sequence ATGCGTAAAGAAGATTGCTATTTATTAGGAAAAATCACACGCAGACACGGCCTTGCGGGGAATGTAATCCTTAAACTGGATACAGATCAACCCGAGCTTTACAATAAACTGGAATCAATATTCGTTGAAATCAACGGATTATTGGTTCCATTTTTTATTGAAAAATCATCGTGGAGCAAATCCGATGCTCTGAATATCGCTTTTAAAAATTCTACCGAAGCTCTGGTAGATCAATCATTGGGTAAAGATGTTTATTTGCCCCTCTCCACATTACCAAAACTTTCAGGAAAGCAGTTCTATTACCACGAAATAATAGGATATGATATTCTGGATGAAAATGATAAGGATTGTGGTGTCATAAGATCTGTAAATGATCAGACTGCTCAGACGTATTTTATCACAAATCTGGACGGAAAAGAGGTTGTAATCCCAATGATCAAAGATTGGATTATTGAAGTAAACAGAGAAGATCGTTTTATCAAAATGCAATTACCGGAAGGTCTTATTGATGTTTTTCTAGTTCCTTCGAAGAAAGACGAATAA
- a CDS encoding SRPBCC family protein: MKTILKILGVIILLIVAYVIIAMLAFNKGYHFEKSIVINAPKEKVWQHVGSTKAFNEWNPFAKADPSVQITYSGTPGTVGDAYHWKGNDQVGEGEQKVTEVIPNEKLSSDLHFIKPWEGMAKGSFILTPEGSGTKVTWTMDNELTTPMKIMKPMMDMQMGKMFGQGLDELKQISEK; the protein is encoded by the coding sequence ATGAAAACAATCTTAAAGATTCTTGGTGTAATTATCCTGCTGATCGTAGCATATGTTATTATTGCAATGCTGGCTTTCAACAAAGGTTATCACTTTGAAAAATCAATAGTCATCAATGCTCCGAAAGAAAAAGTATGGCAGCATGTTGGCTCTACAAAGGCTTTCAACGAGTGGAATCCCTTTGCAAAAGCTGATCCGAGTGTTCAGATTACCTATTCCGGAACGCCAGGAACCGTGGGAGATGCTTATCACTGGAAAGGAAACGATCAGGTAGGAGAAGGTGAACAAAAAGTAACTGAAGTAATCCCGAATGAAAAATTGTCGAGTGATCTACACTTTATCAAACCGTGGGAAGGAATGGCAAAAGGAAGCTTTATTTTGACACCGGAAGGAAGCGGAACAAAAGTTACATGGACAATGGATAATGAACTGACAACCCCAATGAAAATAATGAAGCCAATGATGGATATGCAGATGGGAAAAATGTTTGGACAGGGACTGGACGAGCTTAAACAGATATCAGAAAAATAA
- a CDS encoding helix-turn-helix domain-containing protein has translation MKNLRNGEFFGQTNETLSFDGLTITDTEYTHPFVDWHYHENPYFTFLLQGNMKEGNKKEVYDCSAGTLLYHHWEDAHYNIKPDIFTRGFHIEVSKEWFEKFQLSKENIEGSFNIKNPDLKLLTYQILKETKINDDSFELTVSQLLLSLFSRLSNQKECNKKKPLWVNQIDEILHENFAEKLSLAELSQTLNIHPMHLSRDFQKYFNCNLGEYIRKLKVEKSLKILNTSESLTEVALECGFADQSHFIRCFKENIGITPLKYRNLLK, from the coding sequence ATGAAAAACCTTCGTAATGGTGAATTTTTCGGACAAACCAACGAAACCCTCAGCTTTGATGGGTTGACCATTACAGATACAGAATACACCCACCCTTTTGTAGATTGGCACTATCATGAAAATCCCTATTTTACCTTTCTTCTCCAGGGAAATATGAAGGAAGGAAATAAAAAAGAAGTCTATGACTGCTCCGCCGGAACGCTGCTTTACCATCATTGGGAAGATGCCCATTACAATATAAAACCGGACATTTTCACGAGAGGATTTCATATTGAAGTTTCAAAAGAATGGTTTGAAAAATTTCAACTATCAAAAGAAAATATCGAAGGAAGTTTCAATATTAAAAATCCGGATTTAAAATTACTGACTTACCAGATTCTTAAAGAAACAAAAATTAATGATGATTCTTTTGAATTGACTGTCAGTCAATTATTACTCAGTCTTTTCAGTCGGCTATCAAATCAAAAAGAGTGTAATAAAAAGAAACCACTTTGGGTGAATCAGATTGATGAAATCCTGCATGAAAATTTCGCTGAAAAGCTGAGCCTTGCAGAACTTTCGCAAACTTTGAATATACATCCAATGCATCTAAGCCGGGATTTCCAAAAGTACTTTAATTGTAATTTGGGAGAATATATTAGAAAATTGAAGGTTGAAAAATCATTAAAAATTTTGAATACATCTGAATCTTTAACCGAAGTTGCGTTGGAATGCGGGTTCGCCGATCAGAGCCATTTTATCCGCTGTTTTAAGGAAAATATTGGAATTACTCCTTTGAAATATAGAAATCTCTTGAAATAA